Genomic DNA from SAR324 cluster bacterium:
CCGTCATGGTGTAGAATTACTGTTCAATAGTTTTCTCTTCATTAGTTCAACCATCGCCATCTTGACAACAATTGGAATCGTCCTTTCGCTAATTTTTGAGACTTTCCGTTTTTTTGAGATGGTGCCAATTACTGAATTCTTGTTCGGGCTCAAATGGTATCCTCAAATAGCTATTCGAGCAGACCAAGTCGCTGGAGAAGGTGCCTGGGGTGCAATCCCTGTTTTTAGTGGCACCCTACTAATCTCCTTCGTCGCCATGTTGGTTGCAGGTCCCATCGGTTTGATGTCCGCAATTTATTTCTCAGAATACGCTTCTCCAAAAATGTGCGGAGTGACCAAACCAATTTTGGAAATTTTAGCAGGAATCCCGACCGTTGTTTATGGATTTTTTGCAGCCCTCACTCTGGCTCCTCTGGTGAGGGACGGCGGCATTGCCATTGGGCTAGACGTAGAAGCACGTAGCGCCCTTGCGGCAGGCTTGGTGATGGGTGTGATGATCATTCCATTCATCTCCTCACTTTCTGACGATGTTATCAACGCTGTCCCACAAACTTTGAGAGATGGCTCTTATGCGATGGGGGCTACTAAGTCAGAAACAATCCGACAAGTGATCATTCCTGCTGCTTTGCCAGGAATCGTTAGTGCTTTTATGCTAGCGATCTCAAGAGCAATTGGTGAGACAATGATTGTTGCCATGGCTGCAGGATTGAATGCTAATCTCACATTGAATCCCTTGGAGAATGTAACGACTGTCACGGTTCAGATAGTGGTCGCCTTGATTGGTGACCAGGAATTTGATGACCCAAAAACGCTCTCGGCTTTTGCACTTGGGTTGGTGCTGTTTATTGTGACACTGATTTTAAATGTTGTTGCCTTGGCGATTGTGAAGAAGTATCGAGAGAAATATGACTGATCGAAATATGGCCAAGACTGCTCGTCTCAAACAACGCTATGCAGCCGAGGCCAGATTTAAGCTTTATGGGAAATTAGCGATTGCAGCAGCATTGTCTGCAGTTTTTTTTCTACTCTACACAATCTTCACAGCTGGGTATTCAGCATTTTGGAGAACACAAATTCAGTCAGAGGTTAAGCTTGATGCTAACTTCCTGAAAGTCACCCCCCAAAGTTCTAATGAAGAACTAGCTCGCGCAAATTATCTAGGACTCTTCAGAAAGAATGTTGTTGAGAATAATCCAGACATCAAAAGTCGCTCAGAGCGCAGAGATCTTATACAGATGTTCAGTGAGAGTGCAGAAACAGACTTAAGGGACTTAGTTCTCTCGGATCCCTCTCTTCTTGGTACAACACAAAAGTTATGGTTTCTTGCTTCTTCCCCAGTGGACACAATTGTCAAAGGAGCAGCACCCCGGAATATTGAGGAAGAGAGACGTGTCGTTAGTAATCTTCAACTAAGGCTATTGGATCAATGGACAGCAGAAAGCCGAGTTGGGTCAACCTTCAATATCAACTTTTTCACTCGAGGTGATTCCAGAAATCCAGAATTGGCAGGTTTGGCGGGAGCACTAGCGGGTTCTTTCTGGGCGTTGCTTGTCTGCTTTGTGATCAGCTTTCCAATGGGAATCGCTGCTGCCATTTATTTGGAAGAATTCGCTCCAAAAAACCGCATCACTGAAATTATTGAAGTCAATATCAATAACCTAGCAGCAGTACCTTCGATCATCTTTGGCCTCCTTGGCCTGGCAGTGATCCTTA
This window encodes:
- the pstC gene encoding phosphate ABC transporter permease subunit PstC, translating into MFPYLLAAILLISLSGFYLGRKQATNLRSQTKLHSLPQYHGYFIALWCGIPTILLILLWTALEPILLGNLVRNHLESQSGGLTPTDYVIMTEEVRNLAAGVALGTQDPLILETAELMRSLQQSSQWSMVVVTLLFAMLIMAFTRTKVAPGFKARHGVELLFNSFLFISSTIAILTTIGIVLSLIFETFRFFEMVPITEFLFGLKWYPQIAIRADQVAGEGAWGAIPVFSGTLLISFVAMLVAGPIGLMSAIYFSEYASPKMCGVTKPILEILAGIPTVVYGFFAALTLAPLVRDGGIAIGLDVEARSALAAGLVMGVMIIPFISSLSDDVINAVPQTLRDGSYAMGATKSETIRQVIIPAALPGIVSAFMLAISRAIGETMIVAMAAGLNANLTLNPLENVTTVTVQIVVALIGDQEFDDPKTLSAFALGLVLFIVTLILNVVALAIVKKYREKYD
- the pstA gene encoding phosphate ABC transporter permease PstA, which encodes MTDRNMAKTARLKQRYAAEARFKLYGKLAIAAALSAVFFLLYTIFTAGYSAFWRTQIQSEVKLDANFLKVTPQSSNEELARANYLGLFRKNVVENNPDIKSRSERRDLIQMFSESAETDLRDLVLSDPSLLGTTQKLWFLASSPVDTIVKGAAPRNIEEERRVVSNLQLRLLDQWTAESRVGSTFNINFFTRGDSRNPELAGLAGALAGSFWALLVCFVISFPMGIAAAIYLEEFAPKNRITEIIEVNINNLAAVPSIIFGLLGLAVILNFFGVPRSTPLAGGIVLSLMTLPTIIIACRATLKAVPPSIRQGALAMGASPMQVVLHHVLPLALPGTLTGTIIGLAQALGETAPLLMIGMFAFVVDIPTSPLESAAALPVQVYLWAESSERGFVELTAAAIMVILVFLVLMNLLAVIFRKKFERRW